The following are encoded in a window of Bradyrhizobium sp. WBOS07 genomic DNA:
- a CDS encoding FAD-binding oxidoreductase: MNLVSPIERPEQLLGALRDKLGAAAVLTGTDVPARNCNDWSASLPQTPLAVIRPVDAQGVAAAIATCRQAHLPFVPQGGLTGLCRGASPEAGWVAISLERMTGIEEIDAASATMTVKAGTPLETIQKAADEAGFFFPLDLGSRGSCAIGGNLSTNAGGNRVIRYGMTRELVLGLEVVLPDGTIITGLNKLMKNNAGYDLKHLFIGSEGTLGIITRVVLRLFPKPRSTMAALCALKDYAAVVALLGAARSGLGPLLSAFEVMWPDYWDVITNRAGVKPPVAAGHGLYVLVEAQGTDESVDAPRFQAWLEELMEHGLPADAAVAQSLAQTQAFWRVRDICAEFGQVLGPHISYDIGLAVARMDEFVTRCKAALADGIKGCESVYYGHIGDGNLHLVSWVTGLSVAQQPKDEMDAIIYGLVREMGGSVSAEHGIGTLKKQWLGHARSEAEIALMRTLKAALDPDQLLNPGKVI, encoded by the coding sequence ATGAACCTGGTGAGCCCGATCGAGCGACCCGAGCAATTGCTCGGCGCGCTACGCGACAAGCTCGGCGCGGCTGCCGTGTTGACCGGCACCGACGTGCCGGCGCGCAATTGCAACGACTGGAGCGCGAGCCTGCCGCAGACGCCACTCGCGGTGATCCGTCCCGTCGACGCGCAAGGCGTGGCCGCCGCGATTGCCACCTGCCGTCAGGCCCATCTGCCGTTCGTGCCGCAGGGCGGATTGACCGGACTGTGCCGGGGCGCCTCGCCCGAAGCCGGCTGGGTCGCGATTTCGCTGGAGCGCATGACCGGCATCGAGGAGATCGATGCGGCCTCAGCGACGATGACGGTGAAAGCGGGCACGCCGCTGGAGACGATCCAGAAGGCCGCGGATGAAGCCGGCTTCTTCTTTCCGCTCGATCTCGGCTCGCGCGGCTCATGCGCGATCGGCGGCAATCTCTCCACCAACGCCGGCGGCAACCGCGTGATCCGCTACGGCATGACGCGCGAGCTGGTGCTCGGGCTCGAGGTCGTGCTGCCCGACGGCACCATCATCACCGGTCTCAACAAGCTGATGAAGAACAACGCCGGCTACGACCTCAAGCACCTCTTCATCGGCTCCGAAGGCACGCTCGGCATCATCACCCGCGTGGTGCTGAGACTGTTCCCGAAGCCGCGCTCGACCATGGCGGCGCTCTGCGCGCTGAAGGACTATGCCGCAGTGGTCGCGCTGCTCGGCGCGGCGCGCAGCGGGCTCGGCCCGCTGCTGTCGGCCTTCGAGGTGATGTGGCCGGACTATTGGGACGTGATCACGAATCGCGCCGGCGTGAAGCCGCCGGTCGCCGCCGGCCACGGCCTCTACGTGCTGGTCGAGGCGCAAGGCACCGACGAGAGCGTCGACGCGCCGCGCTTCCAGGCCTGGCTCGAGGAGCTGATGGAGCACGGGCTGCCGGCCGATGCCGCCGTGGCGCAATCGCTGGCGCAGACCCAGGCGTTCTGGCGCGTGCGCGACATCTGCGCCGAGTTCGGCCAGGTGCTGGGGCCGCACATCTCCTACGATATCGGCCTTGCGGTGGCTCGGATGGACGAGTTCGTCACGCGCTGCAAGGCGGCGCTCGCTGACGGCATCAAGGGCTGCGAGAGCGTCTATTACGGCCATATCGGCGATGGCAATCTGCATCTGGTCTCGTGGGTTACCGGCCTGTCGGTCGCGCAGCAGCCGAAGGACGAGATGGACGCGATCATTTACGGTCTCGTTCGCGAAATGGGCGGCAGCGTCTCCGCCGAGCACGGCATCGGTACGCTGAAGAAGCAATGGCTGGGCCATGCCCGGAGCGAGGCCGAGATCGCGTTGATGCGGACGCTGAAGGCGGCGCTCGATCCCGATCAGCTGCTCAATCCCGGCAAGGTAATCTGA
- a CDS encoding GntR family transcriptional regulator: MRSLKLDAPKSLSQRVMQRLRQAIIDGEFALGAAISEEMVANSFGVSRTPVREAMGQLQAQGLVMIRPQVGSFVFTPSADDINALCTFRIALEPKAAELAYRHDRDGAIAAMSQAIAAMEPAVAAKDNIAYGRADAAFHEALFAHCGNRYLAESYQLVSGRVAALRTNLTSPIDVRTRTSFDEHRKLLDLFARGELAAFAELMTTHITNSGVVYARALKVETPKAD; this comes from the coding sequence ATGCGCTCGCTCAAGCTCGATGCGCCGAAATCGCTGTCGCAGCGGGTGATGCAGCGGCTGCGCCAGGCGATCATCGACGGCGAGTTCGCGCTTGGCGCCGCCATCTCCGAGGAGATGGTGGCCAATTCCTTCGGCGTCAGCCGCACGCCGGTGCGCGAGGCCATGGGCCAGCTGCAGGCGCAAGGCCTCGTCATGATCCGGCCGCAGGTCGGCAGTTTCGTGTTCACCCCGAGCGCGGACGACATCAACGCGCTCTGCACCTTCCGCATCGCGCTCGAGCCCAAGGCGGCCGAGCTGGCCTATCGTCACGACCGCGACGGCGCAATCGCCGCGATGAGCCAGGCGATCGCGGCGATGGAGCCGGCGGTGGCGGCGAAGGACAACATCGCCTATGGGCGCGCGGATGCCGCCTTTCACGAGGCGCTGTTCGCCCATTGCGGCAACCGCTATCTCGCCGAATCCTATCAGCTGGTCTCCGGCCGCGTCGCCGCGCTCCGCACCAACCTGACCTCGCCGATCGACGTGCGGACCCGCACCTCGTTCGACGAGCATCGCAAGCTGCTCGATCTGTTCGCACGCGGCGAGCTCGCCGCCTTCGCGGAATTGATGACCACGCACATCACCAATTCGGGCGTGGTCTATGCCAGAGCCCTGAAGGTGGAAACGCCAAAAGCGGATTGA
- a CDS encoding YgiQ family radical SAM protein, which yields MDTQIATATRPLMAQAQPRKPAPFLPMSRAEMDALGWDACDIVLVTGDAYVDHPSFGMAIIGRLLEAQGFRVGIISQPDWHSAEPFKALGKPKVFFGVTGGNMDSMVNRYTADRRIRSDDAYTAGGEGGKRPDRCTVVYAQRCREAFKDVPIVLGGIEASLRRIAHYDYWSDKVRRSVLADAKADLLLYGNAERAVVEVAHRLAAGEAPRSLDDVRGVALFRKVPEDYTELHADDLDSADEGATRQKGATVIRLPALEQVEQDKEAYARASRVLHRESNPGNARPLVQRHGDRDLWLNPPPIPLTSEEMDAVYDLPYARAPHPSYGEAKIPAWDMIKFSVTIMRGCFGGCTFCSITEHEGRIIQNRSEGSILREIEKIRDKTPGFTGVISDIGGPTANMYRMACKDPKVEAACRRPSCVFPEICPNLNTSHDDLIRLYRKVRETRGIKKVMVASGVRYDLAVESPEYIKELVTHHVGGYLKIAPEHTERGPLDKMMKPGIGAYDKFKRMFDEAAERAGKKYYLIPYFIAAHPGTTDEDMMNLALWLKKNRYRADQVQTFLPSPMATATAMYHTGVNPLRGVRHGGSDKVEAIKGLRQRRLHKAFLRYHDPDNWPVLREALIEMGRRDLIGSQPHQLVPAHQPPGTGKAAGTRRPVRPGGRTQKFTTKGLRVMK from the coding sequence ATGGACACCCAGATCGCCACTGCCACAAGGCCGCTGATGGCCCAGGCCCAGCCGCGCAAGCCGGCGCCGTTCCTTCCCATGAGCCGCGCCGAGATGGATGCGCTCGGCTGGGACGCCTGCGACATCGTGCTGGTGACGGGGGATGCCTATGTCGACCATCCGAGCTTCGGCATGGCGATCATCGGCCGCCTGCTGGAGGCGCAAGGCTTTCGCGTCGGCATCATCTCGCAGCCGGACTGGCACTCGGCCGAGCCGTTCAAGGCGCTGGGCAAGCCAAAAGTGTTCTTCGGCGTCACCGGCGGCAACATGGATTCCATGGTCAACCGCTACACCGCCGACCGACGCATCCGCAGCGACGACGCCTATACCGCGGGCGGTGAGGGCGGCAAGCGGCCGGACCGCTGCACCGTCGTCTACGCCCAGCGCTGCCGCGAGGCGTTCAAGGACGTCCCGATCGTGCTCGGCGGCATCGAGGCCTCGCTGCGCCGGATCGCGCATTACGACTATTGGTCGGACAAGGTGCGCCGTTCGGTGCTGGCCGACGCCAAGGCCGATCTGCTGCTCTACGGCAATGCCGAGCGCGCCGTCGTCGAGGTGGCGCATCGGCTCGCCGCCGGCGAAGCGCCGCGTTCGCTCGACGACGTCAGGGGCGTCGCGCTGTTCCGGAAAGTTCCGGAGGATTACACCGAGCTGCACGCCGACGATCTCGATTCCGCCGACGAGGGCGCAACGCGCCAGAAGGGCGCGACCGTCATTCGGCTGCCGGCGCTGGAGCAGGTCGAGCAGGACAAGGAAGCCTATGCGCGTGCCTCGCGCGTGCTGCACCGGGAGAGCAACCCCGGCAATGCGCGGCCGCTGGTGCAGCGTCATGGCGACCGCGATCTCTGGCTCAACCCGCCGCCGATTCCGCTGACCAGCGAGGAGATGGACGCGGTCTACGACCTGCCCTATGCGCGCGCGCCGCATCCGTCCTACGGCGAGGCGAAGATCCCGGCCTGGGACATGATCAAGTTCTCGGTCACGATCATGCGCGGCTGCTTCGGCGGCTGCACCTTCTGCTCGATCACCGAGCACGAGGGCCGCATCATCCAGAACCGCTCGGAGGGCTCGATCCTGCGCGAGATCGAGAAGATCCGCGACAAGACGCCGGGCTTCACCGGCGTGATCTCCGACATCGGCGGCCCCACCGCCAACATGTACCGGATGGCGTGCAAGGACCCCAAGGTCGAGGCGGCGTGCCGGCGGCCGTCCTGCGTCTTCCCCGAGATCTGCCCGAACCTCAACACCTCGCATGACGACCTCATCCGCCTCTATCGCAAAGTGCGCGAGACCCGTGGCATCAAGAAGGTGATGGTCGCCTCCGGCGTGCGCTACGACCTCGCCGTCGAAAGCCCGGAATACATCAAGGAGCTCGTCACCCATCACGTCGGCGGCTACTTGAAGATCGCGCCTGAGCACACCGAGCGCGGCCCGCTCGACAAGATGATGAAGCCAGGCATCGGTGCCTACGACAAGTTCAAGCGCATGTTCGACGAAGCGGCCGAACGCGCCGGCAAGAAATATTACCTGATCCCCTATTTCATCGCGGCGCATCCGGGCACGACCGACGAGGACATGATGAACCTCGCGCTCTGGCTCAAGAAGAACCGCTACCGCGCCGACCAGGTGCAGACCTTCCTGCCCTCGCCGATGGCGACGGCGACCGCGATGTACCACACCGGCGTCAATCCCCTGCGCGGCGTGCGCCACGGCGGCAGCGACAAGGTCGAGGCGATCAAGGGCCTGCGCCAGCGCCGCCTGCACAAGGCCTTCCTGCGCTACCACGATCCCGACAATTGGCCGGTGCTGCGCGAGGCCCTGATCGAGATGGGCCGCCGCGACCTGATCGGCTCGCAGCC